A region of Drosophila mauritiana strain mau12 chromosome 3L, ASM438214v1, whole genome shotgun sequence DNA encodes the following proteins:
- the LOC117138996 gene encoding uncharacterized protein LOC117138996, with translation MVLLLVHLRRLILLLTVVYLSGAVFRRLLTERHHAHILQGNGYMSFGRLRGGGGSKEPYHFQWWAYIYTCYAYAVLVNYVNMRRLTNLIEFFLN, from the coding sequence ATGGTTCTGCTACTGGTGCACCTGAGGCGCCTCATTTTGCTGCTGACGGTCGTTTACCTGAGCGGAGCGGTATTCCGCCGCCTCCTCACAGAACGGCACCACGCCCACATCCTGCAGGGCAATGGTTACATGAGTTTCGGACGTCTTCGTGGTGGCGGTGGATCCAAGGAGCCGTATCACTTCCAGTGGTGGGCCTACATCTACACCTGTTATGCATACGCCGTGCTGGTGAACTACGTCAACATGCGCCGGCTGACCAACCTTATCgaatttttcttgaattaA